The region CGATAGAAATATTAAAGACAATTTACTTTTTGTACTAAAAGCCACTGGCTGGAAAGACCAAAAAGCGATAGATCTCAAAATTGATGAAGTACTGGATAAAGTAGGAATGAAATCTAAAGGATTTAAATTTCCATATCAACTCTCTGGCGGGGAGCAACAACGTGTAGCCATTGCCAGAGCTCTTTTAAACGATCCAGAACTAATTCTTGCCGATGAACCTACCGGAAACCTGGATCCACAAACCTCGGTAGAAGTTATGGAAGTACTTCAGGAAATAAGCAAGAACGGAAACACCATTCTTATGGCTACGCACGATTATGCTCTATTGCTGAAATATCCTTCAAAAACCTTAAAATGCGATGGGCAACGCGTTTTTGAAGTTGTTCAAAAATCAGTATAAAATCCCCCTGGCCCCGAAGGGGAGAACTTTCCTTACTTTTTTCTCAAAATGTGGTGTGGAAATTATAGATTTCTTTTAAAGAGAGAAGGAATAAAGATTATTTTCAAGTATCTGAATAGCAAAATTAAAAAAGAAGAGCCTTCAAATTAAACTATTATAAAAGGTTTTCTGTAAAAGCACGCTACGAATAACGAAAACTCCCGAATTACTATCTTCATTTTACGAAACAAACCAACAAAATTTTACCAGGTAAAAACTATAAAAACCTCAAACTCCCCCTTCGGGGGTCGGGGGGATTTAAGGCTGAACTTCATCAGCTTTTACCCTGTGTGGTTTTTTATTGATAAAAAGATAGTAGAAATTTACGCAAACAATTACTGCATTGGTGATAATTACCGGCCAGGAATCTATTAAAACCCCGTAGATAATAAAGAAAATACAACCCAGGCTATTTACAATTCTAAGCTTTAAGATATTCTTCATAAAGAAAGAAATCGCCACAAAAAAAGAGGATAGGTAACCTATCCATTCTGTAAGACTAATTCCCAGTATTTCCATAAAAAAGAAGAGTTTGTTTGTAAAGCTTCTTTTTTACGTCAACCTGAACCTGCCCGTCCGTTCAGGCGGGCAGGTTCAGGTTGACGTCTTTTGAAAACTTCCAAACAAACTCTTTAAGGTTGAGTGATTAAACTATTTTATTTCTTTTTCGCTCGTTTTCTGTCAGGTAAATTTTACGCA is a window of Salegentibacter salegens DNA encoding:
- a CDS encoding YgjV family protein — translated: MEILGISLTEWIGYLSSFFVAISFFMKNILKLRIVNSLGCIFFIIYGVLIDSWPVIITNAVIVCVNFYYLFINKKPHRVKADEVQP
- a CDS encoding cell division ATP-binding protein FtsE, whose product is MSNTVLELNNAAIYQRESLILSEVDVHINKGDFVYLIGKTGTGKSSFMKTLYGDLPLTEGEGTIVDFNLRTLKEKDIPFLRRKLGVVFQDFKLLTDRNIKDNLLFVLKATGWKDQKAIDLKIDEVLDKVGMKSKGFKFPYQLSGGEQQRVAIARALLNDPELILADEPTGNLDPQTSVEVMEVLQEISKNGNTILMATHDYALLLKYPSKTLKCDGQRVFEVVQKSV